gatgtcagagacctggcagtgtggtgccaggataacaacctctccctcgatgtgatcaagacaaaggatattattgtggactacagaaaaaggaggaccgagcaagctcccattctcattgacggggctgtagtggaacaggttgagagcttcaagttccttggtgtccacatcaccaacaaactatcatggtccaaacacaccaagacagttgtgaagagggcaggtctccctcaggagactgaaaagatttggcatgggtcctcagatcctcaaaaagtactgctgcaccatcaagagcatcctgactggttgcatcaccgcctggtatggcaactgctcggcctccgaccgcaaggcactacagagggtagtgcgtatggcccagtacatcactggggccaaacttcctgtcatcctggacctctataccaggcggtgtcagaggaaggccccaaaaattgccAAGGACTCCAGtccccctagtcatagactgttctctctgctaccagatggcaagtggtactggagagccaagtctaggtcaaaaaggcttcttaacagcttctacccccaagccttaaGACTCTTGAACAGTTAAAGAAAtggttacctggactatttgcattgtccccaccCCACTCcccatttttacgctgctgctactctctgtttattatccatgcaaagtcactttacctacatatACTTATtaaatgtacatatctaccttgactaaccggtgccccctcacattgactctgtaccggaaccccctgtgtttagcctcgctactgttattttattgttgatccttaattatttgttatatttttatgtatatatttttttaactgcaatgttggttaggggcttgtaagtaagcatttcactgtaaggttgtattcggcgcgcgttgtactcggcgcatgtgacaaataaaattggattttgaCTTGATTTGAAACCAAGTTAGACtctgttccattaattccattccagtcattacaaaTCTAAATTGCAACAATAATACATTATGGTCTTTCTCtaacatttcaaagatgatggtacaaaaaaaatacaaaatcttTTATTTTTTCCTTTGTATTATCTTCTACCAGATCTGTTGTGTTccattctactacattcctttcacatttccataaacttcaaagtgtttcctttcaaatggtaccaggaatatgcatatccttgcttcagggccagagcaacaggcagttagagttgggtatgtcattttaggctgggaggaggtgctcttgttctctactctcccagtttaggtcacctaacagaacaaactctgaagctagatgggggaaGATCAactcacaaatggtgtccagggcacagctgggagctgagaggggtcggtagcaggcggcaatagtgagagacttatttctggtgagattaatttttaaaattagatgACCACCACCCCATCAATAACTGCCCCCCCAATCACCACCCCGTCAATAACTGCACCCCCCAACCACCACCCATCAATAACTGCACCCCATCACCACCCCATCAATAATCCCCCCCGAATCACCACACCATCAATAACtgcaccccacaccaccccatcaATAACAGCCCCGATCAGCCCCCATCAATAACAGCCCCCGATCAGCCCCCATCAATAACTGCTCCCCCAATCACCACGCCAACAATAACTGCCCCCCCAATCACCACCCCATCAATAACAGCCCCTCAATCACCACCCCATCAATAACTGCCCCCTCTCCCAATCACCACCCCATCAATAACAGCCCCCAATCACCACCCCATCAATAACTGCCCCCTCCCCCAATCACCACCCCATCAATAACTGCCCCCCAATCACCACCCCATCAATAACAGACCCCCAATCACCACCCCATCAATAACTGCCCCCTCCCCCAATCACCACCCCATCAATAACTGCCCCTCCCCCAATCACCACCCCATCAATAGCTGCCCCCAATCACCACCACAGGAGTAACCAccacccccatcaccaccacaGGAGTAACCaccaccccatcaccaccacaggAGTAACCAccacccccatcaccaccacacGAGTAACCGccacccccatcaccaccacaggagtaaccaccacaggagtaaccaccacccccatcaccaccacaGGAGTAACCACCACAGGAGTAACTGCCACCCCCATCACAACCACAGGAGTAACCACTACAGTATTAACCACCACAGGAGTAACTGCCACAGGAGTAAGCCACAGGAGTAACCCACAGCAGTAACCCACAAGAGTAACCCCCCCCATCACCACCACAGGAGTAACCGCCACAGGAGTAACCAccacccccatcaccaccacaGGAGTAACCACCACAAGAGTAACCGAcacccccatcaccaccacaGGAGTAACCAccacccccatcaccaccacaTGAGTAACCGccacccccatcaccaccacaggagtaaccaccacaggagtaaccaccacccccatcaccaccacacGAGTAACCgccaccccatcaccaccacaggAGTAACCAccacccccatcaccaccacaGGAGTAACCACCACAGGAGTAACTGCCACCCCCATCACAACCACAGGAGTAACCACTACAGTATTAACCACCACAGGAGTAACTGCCACAGGAGTAAGCCACAGGAGTAACCCACAGCAGTAACCCACAAGAGTAACCCCCCATCACCACCACAGGAGTAACCGCCACAGGAGTAACCAccacccccatcaccaccacaGGAGTAACCACCACAAGAGTAACCGACACCCCCATCATCACCACAGGAGTAACCAccacccccatcaccaccacaTGAGTAACCGccacccccatcaccaccacaggagtaaccaccacaggagtaaccaccacccccatcaccaccacaGGAGTAACTGCCACCCCCATCACAACCACAGGAGTAACCACTACAGGATTAACCACCACAGGAGTAACTGCCACAGGAGTAAGCCACAGGAGTAACGCACAGCAGTAACCCACAAGAGTAACCCCCCATCACCACCACAGGAGTAACCGCCACAGGAGTAACCAccacccccatcaccaccacaGGAGTAACCACCACAAGAGTAACCGAcacccccatcaccaccacaGGAGTAACCACCACAGGAGTAACCACCACCCCCATCATCACCACAAGAGTAACCAccacccccatcaccaccacaGGAGTAACCGCCACCCCCATCATTACCACAGGAGTAACCaccaccccatcaccaccacaggAGTAACTGCCACCCACATCACCACCACAGgagtaaccaccaccaccatcaccaccacaggagtaaccaccacaggagtaaccaccacccccatcaccaccacacGAGTAATCGccacccccatcaccaccacacGAGTAACCGccacccccatcaccaccacaGGAGTAACCACCACAGGAGTAACCACCACCCCCATCGCCGCCACAGGAGTAACCACCACCCCCATCACCATCACAGGAGTAACCACCACCGGAGTAACCACCACCCCCATCATCACCACAAGAGTAACCAccacccccatcaccaccacaGGAGTAACCAccacccccatcaccaccacaGGAGTAACCGCCAGCCCATCACCACCACAGGAGTAACCACCACAGGAGTAACCACCACCCCTATCACCACCACAAGAGTAACCGccacccccatcaccaccacaggagtaaccaccacaggagtaaccaccacccccatcaccaccacaggagtaaccaccacaggagtaaccaccacccccatcaccaccacaGGAGCAACTGccacccccatcaccaccacaGGAGTAACCACTACAGTATTAACCACCACAGGAGTAACCACCACAGGAGTAACCACCACCCCCATCACCATCACAGGAGTAACCACCAGCCCCATCACCACCACAGGAACTCGTGATGAgatagaaaagacaactctaaACCTTTAAACCCTCTGACAGGTTTCAGATGATTGAAGCACTATATTGGATTCCAGCTGAGTCATCCTACATTCTCTCCAAAAGTTTCTCGGCCCAAAAGGTAATTTGTGCTTGATTTGTTGACACAATACCAACCACATGGAGTGCACTCAACCCACCCCACTCCCGTGGTTAGAAGCTAGGGGCCTGCCAGGACTAATCTGCAGTAAATCAGATTGAGGTGCTGATAGCTCTGTGTGTCCCTGATTGCTCCCTGTACCCCTAGTAAGATTTGGGGGGATCCTTCTGGCACTTTCCTCCCCAAGTCATGATTGGCTTGGAGACTCAAGGGGGTCTTTTGGAGCCCATCTGTTTTTCATATTGAGAGCAGACTTGGGGACAGAGGTGATATTACATTTGAAGTGATGAGGGCGGTTGATTCTGATTAAAGTTTAGTGTCTGGagtctctgtccgtctgtctgtctcgaaCCCCACAGTTGAGCCTTCTTTCAGTATTCTTATAGTAGAACTGGCCATCTTGTAATATTATGCACTGATCACTAGACCAGAATATTACCTTTAAAAGACAAACATGTTCTGGCTTCATAGCAAAGTCAGTGAGTTGTTTTCAGTATGTTTTCAACATAGGTCAATGCACTACAGTACCCTCCTGTTGCCTAGGTGTAAAATGGCCATCACTTGTTTAATTATCGTTGCCTTTTTAATGAGTTTTTCCTAAGGCCCTTAGCCCAAATAATTAGATTTTTCTTAAAGCAATTTCATTTAATGTATGAAATCATATACCCAATTCTGCAAGAGAATCGATAGTGAAGAAAAAGTCACGGCTACATAGATTGACTGCTCAGGGGTAAATTGAGAAAAGGGAGGGTGAGGACTGAGGAGGGACATGCAGCCACCCAACAGAATGACTAGTATGAATTGTTGTCTGTGAATGTGCTGGTGTTAGGTGTAATCAATAGTACTCTATCACAGTGATGCTGTAATCAATACTAGTCTATCAGAGTGATGCTGTCTGATGTAATCAGTAGTAGTCTGTCAGAGTGATGGTGTCTGCTGTAATCAGTAGTAGTCTGTCAGAGTGATGGTGTAATCAGTAGTAGTCTATCAGAGTGATAGTGTCTGCTGTAATCAATAGTAGTATATCACAGTGATGCTGTAATCAATACTAGTATATCAGAGTGATGGTGTCTGGTGTAATCAAtagtagtctatcacagtgatgCTGTAATCAATACTAGTATATCAGAGTGATGGTGTAATCAGTAGTAGTCTATCAGGGTGATGGTGTAATCAATAGTAGTCTATCGGGGTGATGCTGTAATCAATAGTAGTCTATCAGAGTGATGGTGTAATCAATAGTAGTCTATCAGTGTGATGGTGTCTGGTGTAATCAATAGCAGTCTATCAGAGTGATGGTGTAATCAATAGTAGTCTATCAGGGTGATGCTGTAATCAATAGTAGTCTATCAGGGTGATGCTGTAATCAATAGTAGTCTATCGGGGTGATGGTGTAATCAGTAGTAGTCTATCAGAGTGATGGTGTAATCAATAGTAGTCTATCAGGGTGATGGTGTAATCAGTAGTAGTCTATCAGAGTGATGGTGTAATCAATAGTAGTCTATCAGAGTGATGGTGTAATCAATAGTAGTCTATCAGGGTGATGGTGTAATCAATAGTAGTCTATCAGAGTGATGGTGTAATCAATAGTAGTCTATCAGAGTGATGGTGTAATCAGTAGTAGTCTATCAGAGTGATGGTGTAATCAATAGTAGTCTATCAGAGTGATGGTGTAATCAATAGTAGTCTATCAGAGTGATGGTGTAATCAATAGTAGTCTATCAGAGTGATGGTGTAATCAATAGTAGTCTATCAGAGTGATGGTGTAATCAATAGTAGTCTATCAGTGATGGTGTAATCAGTAGTCTATCAGAGTGATGGTGTAATCAATAGTAGTCTATCAGAGTGATGGTGTAATCAATAGTAGTCTATCAGAGTGATGGTGTAATCAATAGTAGTCTATCAGAGTGATGTGTAATCAATAGTAGTCTATCAGAGTGATGGTGTAATCAATAGTAGTCTATCAGAGTGATGGTGTAATCAGTAGTAGTCTATCAGAGTGATGGTGTAATCAATAGTAGTCTATCAGAGTGATGGTGTAATCAGTAGTAGTCTATCAGAGTGATGGTGTAATCAATAGTAGTCTATCAGAGTGATGGTGTAATCAATAGTAGTCTATCAGAGTGATGGTGTCTGCTGTAatcaatgcatttaaaaaaaaaatatagtaCTTTTTTTAGTTAGTATGCGAGGCAGTGACTGTGAGTAGGAAAGAATCTACCATTATCTAAAATAATAGTTTCATCTcaagacaataataataataataataatagttattCACTGGTGTTGTTTTGAACAATTGTATCTCCTATGTCGAGATTGATTGCAATCATGGTCTGTTGTGAGGCACGAAACACAAACATGTCATAGCAATCAACTCGCCGCAGCAGCAACGATTACATTTGCAGTCAGAGATAAAAAACAAAGGCTACTGTATCCATGAGGTTAGGCCTATGAACTAGGTTATCCTACATCTGTGTGTTCATTTGCAGATCTGGTTTTCTTTTAAGCTATTATTGAGATGATTTGTGTGTAAGCCAATAGCCCtctacaaaatcaaatcaaatcaaatgtatttgtcacatacacatggttagcagatgttaatgcgagtgtagcgaaatgcttgtgcttctagttccgacaatgcagtaataaccaacacaTATTTCACCATTTATAAATCACTTACTGCTCATGCTTCCGGCAAACTGTTTTGAGTCTTCACCAATGGATGCAATGAAATACTGTATGCACACCCAGGTCACCCGTGAAACAAGTattcgacgtccatccatgtctgaggatgtcgggagatgatgtggaaaccggccactaggggaagcagtgagcgctgttaccttcaaatAGGTTTGGGTTTTGCTCTaattccaaaggttgcaagtttgaatccagtGACAGAAAGTTGTTTTTTGAGATTttagttttaagcctatcccaaactttaacccttaccttaaccattcagagttaatgcctaaccttaagatttcAGATATAATGgataaacttaaccttaaacagaTCTATATTTGACATTTGCAACTAGCCTTGAAATTGGACTTTAATAAGAAACAAAGGGTTAATGTCTAGttctgagactgtgagagctggtcGGTATGCAAGTGAACCTCAAGAAATGCTATAGGGTAGAATGTGAAAATTTACAAGGCAGTATATTATTCCATGAGACAAAAACTAGAATGAAACCATATTTAGGACTTTATTGAAAGTTGAACAGGTGACTTACAGTCAAGAGCCATTGTCGGCATTTCCTTTACAGTtcctttacaaaaaaaaaatgtgagtTTCAGTTTCCTCTCTCTATGCACAAATACAcaagactggctgggctgagggaTAAAAACAACAGAGCAGTGATTGTCTGCTGACTAGTGTTGAGTTGTGTTGGGGTTCAGAATGTCGTCAGTCTATGGTGAGACGGACACAAGTCCTGCTGAGACTGAGGATGTCCTCATGTGGTGTTGAGTTGTGTTGGGGTTCAGAATGTCGTCAGTCCTAGACTGAGGATGTGAGACGGACACAAGTCCTGCTGAGACTGAGGATGTCCTCATGTGGTGTTGAGTTGTGTTGGGGTTCAGAATGTCGTCAGTCTACGGTGAGACGGACACAAGTCCTGCTGAGACTGAGGATGTCCTCATGTGGTGTTGAGTTGTGTTGGGGTTCAGAATGTCGTCAGTCTACGGTGAGACGGACACAAGTCCTGCTGAGACTGAGGATGTCCTCATGTGGTGTTGAGTTGTGTTGGGGTTCAGAATGTCGTCAGTCTACGGTGAGACGGACACAAGTCCTGCTGAGACTGAGGATGTCCTCATGTGGACAACTTATCAGCCACTTGACCAGTTGTCAATTTTCTCTTTTCCTAACAGGCAAGGCCACTTTGATATTCACCAGGTGTCATATTCCTTAGATCAGAGTGAAAACAAGCCGTGCGTACATACAATGCTTTCGTAACACCcccctaaaaaaaaaaacatcaaccAAATAATCATGAAGTTGTTTCCATAATgtaaaataggaaaaataaataTCCCAATTAAAGAGAAGTGCAGGAACTCCTAAATTCTTAAGTTCTTTTAAAAAATGAATTATGACATCAATATTTCGTGGCAAACCTAAGGGTTTGCAGTATTCTAATACCGTAACAAGAACAACAACTGAGTCAACTGTGTGCAAATTAAATGCTTCATGGATAGAATCCAACTTTCTACACCAAAGAAATATAGAACAAACTCATAATATTATTGACAATAGTTCTAATTTGTGTACATATCTTTTTGTATACACTaatttgtgtatatatatttttgtatacactaatttgtgtatatatctttttGTATACACTAATTTGCGTGGTAAAGCGAAGCCTCTCCCCTAGTGTCTCATCCAAGTGCAGATGATCTCTGGCAATCTGCTTAATTAAATGTATATTTATTAAAACTTTGAGCCAGGCCTGACAAGATTTCGATATCTCTTTAAAATTCCATTTAGCAAGACAGTTAACAAATAATTGTGTTTCCTTTACGATGACAGCCATCACTAAAGAAAATAACCTCAATCTTCATTATCATCACTTTGGAGGCAGAATTACTTAATTATCAGTTGTGGTAGAGATTAGCTAAAATGTAATAATTGAAAACCCCGAAAGTTATTTATTAAATGTGTTTTCCTAACTGAAAAGAATCCTATAAAAGGTTTTATTGtttttatggggggggggggggggtgttacacATCCACTATAGTTGATGAAACTGTTGAAATGGGACAATGAGAAAAAATATATTGCCAACATTGTACGGTTTGGGTCAGCACGATAGTGGGAAAAAGGATATGCAGAACTGTGTTGGTTCCATTTAGGGTGTAATGTTTTCTCCAACTAATGAGCATCAAATGTATAAGGCCTCATCCAGAGCTCTTAACCAAACACTAGATTAGTTTTGTTTCCCAGCTGTTTATTGCCTCTTCCATCCTGGATTTCCCACAGTTCCATCTCTACTCACTGCATACAAAATAACAGTTGACATTCTCCTTGGCTTTAGTATCTTTACAACTGCCCACAGCTTTGCTGTAAATCGTTTCCCAACACTAACTGTATTTTCCAATGCTGTTACAGCTATGTTTCTGTAAAAAACAACTAAAAAACAACAAATTTAACCATCATGGTTGCTAGAACACCTCATAGGATAGATAAAACAATCACAACAGCTTTAAATTTTGAACTTACCGATACGGTGCAATCACTGCAGATGTTTACAAGGCTTCCAGGCGGTGACATGATAGTGTTTTCTTCATTGCTACCCCCCAACCCCAGTCTCTTTGCCTTATCTCACCTTCCCTGCTACACCGTTCAGAGGCATTGTGACACTCTAAGCATGTTCATTCAGAACCTCAGAGGCATTGTGACACTCTAAGCATGTTCATTCAGAACCTCAGAGGCATTGTGACACTCTAAGCATGTTCATTCAGAACCTCAGAGGCATTGTGACACTCTAAGCATGTTCATTCAGAACCTCAGAGGCATTGTGACACTCTAAGCATGTTCATTCAGAACCTCAGAGGCATTGTGACACTCTAAGCATGTTCATTCAGAACCTCAGAGGCATTGTGACACTCTAAGCATGTTCATTCAGAACATTGTGACACTCTATGTTCATTCAGAACCTCAGAGGCATTGTGACACTCTAAGCATGTTCATTCAGAACCTCAGAGGCATTGTGACACTCTAAGCATGTTCATTCAGAACCTCAGAGGCATTGTGACACTAAGCATGTTCATTCGGAACTTGAGCGTGAGAGCGGACAAATCGGACAGGTGTCTAGATACCGTTATAGGATTGTAGATCGTGACCTGTGTTCGGTAGGCACCAAATGGATGAAAAGGGAGAGAGACTACTGGACTACCGGTCGAATAAGAAACACCCATTTCTGTTTTCTGTTTCAAAAGATGTTGCTCCGGTGAGCTCTACTGAATATGGACCAGAGTAAGCCTGAATTGATCAAATCCaccattgatgaaaacctgctgtaAAATCCATAAGGATTTATCCTGTTTTGAGAATCTCTTCCATAAATAAAGCTGCCTGCCAGCAGCAATGAACTGGGTTCACAGGATGACAAAGGACACAAGATCAATTGAATAACAAAGCAATCTATCATGTTGGAAGCATCTTCCTTTAAGTGCAATCAAAATATGGAGTGAAAGTGACGTATGGTTTTATGAGGAGAATGTGGTTTTGAGCATGAGCGTTACATATGAAAATAATGAGTTGTTAATAATAATTAAGTGTGGTTCATTTTAGGGATGTCAATAATAGTTTCACGTTGACAGGCCACTGTGGAATAGATTTgtagtataaaaaaaaaaaatgtgtcaataacTCTGCCATGttttgaaaatacaatctacactgAATGTTCTAATCAGAAGGTTTGCAGGGGTGGGAGTTCAGTTTAccacctggtgacatcaccaggttaatagaccaataacaaagagttccaaacctccctgccaataacagctagttttgaGTTTTCCCATCCCCACATACACCATGGGgtcttgcttgagaaatagttATTTGCTAAAAACTATTGTCCATTTCAATGGAAAACTATTACAGTAAGGTATTTAATTGTTGACAAGAAATTATTTGACATTGATATAAAAACGGCTAAATCAATGCCAAACTTAACATGGTTCATCATGGTAATGTCTTTGATGACCCTAAGAAGTTGCAAATTGATAGGACATTGTGAAATGGATTTACAAAGGATTTAAATGGACACGTAAATCAGATTTCTAGATTTAATAATTACTCAGCCCTGTTAATCAATCCCTTATTTATGTTATTTTTATCATGAGTTTACGGTTTTCAAAGGTTTTCCAAAATGTCCAAGATGTAGGAAAATCTATCCTGGCTGGCCTTATGGCTCCTTGAGGTAAATTTGTTCAGTATGAGGAAAGACACCTACATACAAAGTTTAAAGTCTGTAGGTCATACTGGAAGGCGGATATGAGGGTTTAAATGAGACTGCGTATAACAGCGCCACCTATAGGTCAATCAGTACCATTATTTTAGACCAAGTTACTCATGGCCTCTAGTTTTTGTGTGCCGAATTCAAACAAAAAGGTATCAATCTATGCTTGAGTTATTTTACCATGTCAAGGAAAACATTATAATATAAGAATAACAATAGATTTTACAGCAAGGCTGTGAACCCCTAAATGTTACAGATAATAGTGAAccctgggacagactacagggcCAGTTGAAGAGGTCAGGTTACTCATTTCACCATGACAAGATGTTGTACTTGAAAATGTCACTGTTGTATCACCACTGAAGCATAGATATCGGTTCACTCCTTGTTCCGTTTGAACGTCACTGTGACATGAGAATGTCTGGACATTTGTGCGTTGAGGTCCTTCCAACGGGTCTGGAGGCCGTCCCAACGTTTTAAGCTTTGCATCATTTCATGTTAAAACATTACTAACAAAATCTCCAAAATGTCATCCTTTGAAAAATCCAGCCAGTATGCAGAGTGCCCAAAGCAAAGCATTTTGAATGGAAAACCATCATCCTACAGTTAATTCTCAACCCACATTGATGCATTTATACACACCAATCAAATGTCCTCTCAGAGTACAGCATCATCCTATCGTCATCTAAAATGTCCTTTCTTGTATCCTTATTCATTTCCTTCTGTTTACTTCACTTGTTTGTTCTGTTGTCCGCGCTGATGGTTC
The sequence above is a segment of the Oncorhynchus nerka isolate Pitt River linkage group LG20, Oner_Uvic_2.0, whole genome shotgun sequence genome. Coding sequences within it:
- the LOC135563122 gene encoding protein eyes shut-like, yielding MSNRHPHHHHRSNHHRSNHHPHHHHRSNCHPHHNHRSNHYRINHHRSNCHRSKPQESNRHRSNHHPHHHHRSNHHKSNRHPHHHHRSNHHRSNHHPHHHHKSNHHPHHHHRSNRHPHHYHRSNHHPITTTGVTATHITTTGVTTTTITTTGVTTTGVTTTPITTTRVIATPITTTRVTATPITTTGVTTTGVTTTPIAATGVTTTPITITGVTTTGVTTTPIITTRVTTTPITTTGVTTTPITTTGVTASPSPPQE